In one Neobacillus sp. WH10 genomic region, the following are encoded:
- a CDS encoding Mrp/NBP35 family ATP-binding protein, with protein MLTDVKIREVLGGLKEPFLHKTLAELNAIEEIKIKEEKNHVSVKVAIARTGTSEQLQLQTQIVNLLKEAGAATVGIRFSQLSEEVLAANRHSEPEKEKNLLNSTDTTFIAIASGKGGVGKSTVSVNLAVALARLGKKVGLIDADIYGFSVPDMMGITKRPVVRGEKIIPVERFGVQVISMGFFVEDNAPIIWRGPMLGKMLNSFFNEVEWGDIDYLLLDLPPGTGDVALDVHTMLPACKEIIVTTPHPTAAFVAARAGAMALRTEHEVLGVVENMAYFESKVTGEKEYVFGRGGGDKLVEELNTELLGRLPLDQPDWNDDDFAPSVYQEDHQIGKIYLEIAEKVASLLKK; from the coding sequence ATGTTAACTGATGTGAAAATCCGTGAGGTTCTTGGCGGTCTGAAAGAACCATTTTTACATAAAACATTAGCAGAGCTAAATGCAATTGAGGAAATTAAAATTAAAGAAGAAAAAAACCATGTTAGTGTAAAGGTCGCAATTGCTAGGACTGGAACAAGCGAACAGCTTCAGCTGCAAACTCAAATTGTTAACCTATTAAAAGAAGCCGGTGCAGCAACCGTTGGCATCCGTTTTAGCCAGCTTTCAGAAGAGGTGCTAGCTGCAAACCGTCACTCAGAGCCTGAAAAAGAAAAGAATCTTCTCAATTCGACAGATACAACCTTCATTGCGATTGCCAGCGGAAAAGGCGGAGTAGGGAAATCAACGGTTTCTGTTAACCTTGCCGTAGCATTAGCCCGTTTAGGGAAAAAGGTAGGTCTGATTGATGCGGATATTTACGGTTTCAGTGTGCCTGATATGATGGGGATTACCAAACGGCCTGTTGTCCGCGGAGAAAAGATTATCCCTGTAGAACGTTTTGGAGTTCAGGTTATTTCGATGGGCTTTTTTGTTGAAGATAATGCTCCAATCATCTGGCGCGGTCCTATGCTCGGAAAAATGTTAAACAGTTTCTTCAATGAAGTAGAATGGGGAGACATTGATTATTTACTATTAGACTTACCACCAGGAACGGGAGATGTTGCACTAGACGTTCATACGATGCTCCCTGCATGTAAAGAAATTATTGTCACCACACCGCATCCAACTGCTGCATTTGTTGCCGCTCGTGCGGGTGCAATGGCTTTACGGACTGAGCATGAGGTACTTGGTGTTGTTGAGAATATGGCATACTTTGAAAGTAAGGTCACAGGCGAAAAGGAATATGTCTTTGGCCGTGGCGGCGGAGATAAGTTAGTCGAAGAATTAAATACAGAACTTCTTGGACGCTTGCCGCTTGACCAGCCTGATTGGAACGATGATGACTTTGCTCCATCCGTTTATCAGGAAGATCACCAAATTGGAAAAATTTATTTAGAAATTGCTGAAAAAGTGGCAAGCCTGCTCAAAAAGTAA
- the gerD gene encoding spore germination lipoprotein GerD, with translation MRGKRMLLLLPIMILLTSCSSSNDISSTGQIDYDQTKKMVVDILKTDDGKKAIQDVMSDDKMKEKLVMDQQVVADTIQQTLSSDKATEFWKKTFSDPKFAQGVAKNMRSENEKLLKELMNDPEYRGMMIEVFKEPEIQKELTDALKSKEYREHLQKVISETIDSPLFKAKMEELLLKAAEETKGKSSKGGEQSSSDQKSGGS, from the coding sequence ATGAGAGGAAAAAGGATGTTGCTCCTCCTGCCTATAATGATACTTCTAACAAGCTGCTCTTCTTCTAATGACATAAGCAGCACAGGGCAGATTGATTATGATCAAACGAAAAAAATGGTCGTGGATATTCTTAAGACAGATGATGGTAAAAAAGCCATTCAAGACGTGATGTCCGATGATAAGATGAAGGAAAAACTTGTTATGGACCAACAGGTTGTCGCTGACACCATCCAACAGACGTTATCTTCGGATAAAGCCACTGAGTTTTGGAAAAAGACATTTAGTGATCCAAAGTTTGCTCAAGGTGTTGCAAAAAACATGCGATCCGAGAACGAAAAATTACTAAAGGAATTAATGAATGACCCTGAATATAGAGGTATGATGATCGAGGTTTTTAAAGAGCCAGAAATCCAAAAAGAGTTGACGGATGCCTTAAAAAGCAAAGAATATCGCGAACATCTGCAAAAGGTCATTTCAGAAACGATTGACAGTCCGCTTTTTAAAGCGAAAATGGAAGAATTGCTCTTAAAAGCAGCAGAGGAAACAAAAGGGAAATCTAGCAAGGGTGGAGAACAATCCAGTAGCGACCAAAAATCTGGTGGTAGCTAA
- a CDS encoding KinB-signaling pathway activation protein: MTSRNLVKLFKNTLLVGGVTTVIVGLFVRWHELQPFFVDFKILDIISAIVWLMVMGFLFSVISQMGFFAYLTIHRFGLGIFKSVSLWNAVQIVLILFGLFDLVYLRYTNFAKTGDSILPYLVPALLLLVVGLAVAWLKSKETNREAFIPAVFFMIVVTLVEWVPVLRENAENWFYLMAFALMACNAYQILILHKLNAQSEQERQQRLKQKEGKTINNKKMNKKPSI; the protein is encoded by the coding sequence GTGACAAGCCGAAATTTGGTAAAACTGTTTAAGAATACATTATTAGTTGGCGGGGTCACGACAGTTATTGTGGGATTATTTGTACGCTGGCATGAGTTGCAGCCTTTTTTTGTTGATTTTAAAATATTGGATATTATTTCGGCAATCGTCTGGTTAATGGTAATGGGTTTTCTCTTTAGTGTTATCAGCCAAATGGGCTTTTTTGCATATTTAACGATCCACCGTTTTGGATTAGGTATCTTTAAATCGGTTTCCTTATGGAATGCTGTTCAAATTGTCCTTATTCTTTTTGGCTTATTTGATCTCGTTTATTTACGTTATACAAACTTTGCTAAAACGGGTGATTCTATTCTTCCTTATTTGGTTCCAGCTCTTCTTCTATTGGTAGTCGGGCTAGCAGTAGCATGGCTAAAAAGCAAAGAAACCAACCGAGAAGCGTTTATTCCTGCTGTATTCTTTATGATTGTCGTCACATTAGTGGAGTGGGTACCTGTTTTACGGGAAAATGCTGAGAACTGGTTCTATTTAATGGCGTTTGCCTTAATGGCTTGCAATGCTTACCAAATATTAATCCTTCATAAATTAAATGCACAATCTGAGCAGGAAAGACAGCAACGCTTAAAGCAAAAAGAAGGAAAAACAATTAATAATAAAAAAATGAACAAAAAACCGTCCATCTAA
- the pdaB gene encoding polysaccharide deacetylase family sporulation protein PdaB has product MNIFFVLNGKALKNVILILIAAFFTAWFLYIENMAQITVFSTKEGSKAIYRGEKDLALTFNIGWGDEKAEPILDTLKKENVKSATFFLAGSWAERHPDIVSRIVKDGYEIGILGYDYVDYQDSEDGQIAKDISKAQESFKKLNVKDIKLLRAPTGHFDERTLKIAKRYGYTVVHWKIDSKDWQNPGVGKIVENVKKADNGDIILLHASDSAKQTAKALPLILADIRNKGLKLVSVSEMIANGDVQSKEIK; this is encoded by the coding sequence ATGAATATCTTTTTTGTATTAAACGGGAAGGCTTTAAAGAACGTAATACTTATATTAATTGCTGCTTTTTTTACAGCTTGGTTTCTCTATATAGAGAACATGGCACAGATTACTGTTTTTTCAACCAAGGAGGGCTCTAAAGCTATTTATCGAGGTGAAAAAGATCTTGCACTTACATTTAATATTGGCTGGGGAGATGAAAAGGCAGAACCAATTTTAGATACATTAAAAAAGGAAAATGTTAAGTCGGCCACTTTCTTCCTAGCAGGATCTTGGGCAGAACGGCACCCCGACATTGTTAGTCGAATCGTAAAAGATGGTTATGAAATTGGGATTCTTGGTTACGATTATGTGGATTACCAGGATTCAGAAGATGGTCAAATCGCTAAAGATATATCAAAAGCACAAGAATCCTTTAAAAAGCTTAATGTTAAAGATATAAAGCTTTTACGTGCACCAACAGGGCATTTCGATGAGCGCACCTTAAAAATAGCCAAAAGATATGGATATACAGTTGTCCATTGGAAAATTGATTCAAAGGATTGGCAAAATCCAGGGGTTGGAAAAATCGTAGAAAATGTAAAAAAGGCAGATAATGGCGATATTATTCTTCTTCATGCATCCGATTCAGCTAAACAAACAGCAAAAGCATTGCCGCTGATTTTGGCTGATATTCGTAATAAAGGTTTAAAGCTAGTGTCGGTTTCAGAAATGATCGCAAACGGAGACGTCCAATCAAAAGAAATTAAGTAA